Proteins co-encoded in one Malus sylvestris chromosome 9, drMalSylv7.2, whole genome shotgun sequence genomic window:
- the LOC126634061 gene encoding thionin-like protein 2, translating to MEKKGETLSVAIVGYLVLGLLVGQCSAVENPECYAGCLNKCKSSRGMMLLACGSACALQCLFSSPSLLSVPKDNHYFCKLGCSASLCNSFLDAENPEITEKVGGCMDSCSDRCATMNTMNLPPNNN from the exons ATGGAGAAGAAGGGAGAGACACTGTCGGTGGCGATCGTTGGTTACTTGGTTCTAGGGTTGCTGGTGGGGCAATGTAGTGCCGTCGAGAATCCAGAATGCTACGCGGGCTGTCTGAATAAATGTAAGAGCAGCAGAGGTATGATGCTTCTCGCATGTGGTAGTGCATGCGCCCTTCAATGCCTGTTCTCAAGTCCTTCTTTACTCAGTGTCCCCAAAGACAATCACTATTTCTGCAAGCTTGGATGTTCTGCTTCCTTGTGTAACAGTTTCTTGGATGCAGAAAACCCAG AAATTACAGAAAAAGTTGGCGGATGTATGGATTCTTGCTCAGACAGATGCGCTACCATGAACACTATGAACTTACCACCTAATAACAATTAG